AAATAATGCAAAGCAGAGTGAGACGAGGAAGagggaaaaggaaaaagaaaaagaaaggggcaAAGCTCTCTGCCGCACAACTTGGGTTCCGAGATGAGATGAGACTGAAACTCTCCTTCTCCTTTGACTTGTCTTCCCCATCTCTCTGCGGGGCCAGCTAACGAACACCGAGAAAGCAGCGGAAATCAAGCCCGGTAAAAGATATTCACCAGGAAAtgaggaaggaaagaagggaaagcaGAGAGTGTGTGTGAGTGAGGTTCCTTCTTCGCCGAATCTTTTTCTATACtccgtactactactactactagtaagagAAATCTCCAGCCTTGTTCTCTCCCTCTCCGTCTGCGGCGCCCTCAGGAAGAAACTAGGGTAGGGGGAAAggcggagagagaggggagggggccATGCCCATGGTGAGGAAGCATGGATGGCAACTCCCAGCACACACATTCCAGGTCAGAATTCCACCTTCTTCCTTGCTCTGCTAAAAAGATGCGGCCGTCTACACTAGTACAATTTCAATTACGGGAGAGGCTTCAACTCCCTTCCCTTGCAATGCAAGCGCCGCGAGAAAGTTGCGGCCTTCACTTCAGATCAGTTGCCAGAATTCTGTCAGCGCTTCCTCTTCCACTCCCCTTCTTTTGTGTGCCTAATACTCATCTAGATACATTCTCTTTTattcattttaatgacaagtattttcggacatagTAAGTATGTACTGGTACTATTTAATTGGACCTCGATCTCTAGGGCGTAATGCTCCTTTTTTTTAGCAAAAAGCCAGGGGGCTGTATCAACTGTTTCAGCTTGGGGCTAAAAAAAAGGGGAAATTTGGGCCGACTATCTAGGGCAGGCTGCTTTATAGCCCCTGATTCCTCCATCTACTAGGCATGAACCTGTGGCGTGTTCCGTGATCTTCCGTTTTGTAATCTTCAAGTGGGAATCCACTTTAGCATCGTCCTAAAATTTTCTATTTATATCTGGATGACCCCCCCTTTTCTAATTATGGATTGATTTCTGGTACTACATAGAAATCAATTGAACTCATCTCCTGCAGAAATGTCTTGCCATGGCATTGGTTAGTTCAGGGAATATACTGTTGTTTAATGAATTACTTCCAACTTTTCTCCAATATGCTATTCCAATGAAATCAGTACTGTGCTAAAAGTGGAGACAGAACTTGCTACCTGTAATGCCCTACATATACAAGGCCTTATTATGATGTCAGAAAGTAATACATTTATGCCATGGCGCATTTTTATAAGTTCTGCTATCGATAGCCAGTCATATGCCTCTACTTGTTTTCTTAGTCCACCTTTTTAGGTTCCTcatagaaaattcaaatatgtctgAATATTGTCAACTTTCATACTTTTGGACAGGGGAATGGCTGAGTTCTTAATCTCTCTTTTTTTAACAGATCGTTGCAATTACTGTTTTCTTCCTTCTGGTGGTTGCATTTTATGCCTTCTTTGCACCGTTTCTCGGAAAGCAAATCCTTGAGTATGTCGCAGTCGTTATCTACACTCCTGTGGTAAACCTACCATACTGCACCTATATTGCATTTCTTTCAAGGATTGTTACTTGTGCTCTGCATTTATTGTTTCTCCTtctctcggcaactccatcaggcaTTCGCTGTCCTCATCCTGTATATCCGGTGCACTAGTATAAACCCTGCAGATCCTGGGATCATGTCAAAGTTTGACGATGGCTATGTCAATGCACCAGAAAGTAATACTGGCTTGCAGTGCACCAATTTGCCTGCAAAAACTGGCATTGCTACTGGAACCAACTCCCCAACATCTACTTGTAGAAGCTCTCTAGATGGGCGTACTAACCATGGAGGTTTGGCTGCTGGAGACACAGATATAAATATAAGAATGCAACCACTAAGAAGATCAGGGTGCTACTTCGGAGGCTTTATTTGCGCTTTGTTTGTTAAGGAGGATTGCAGGAAGTCTGATGATTCAGAGAATCAAGTTGATGCAGAAGATGCACTGTTTTGCACACTATGTAATGCTGAGGTACACTCCCCAACATATATGTGGATGTTTAAGTTTGAACAGTTTGATTGCTCTTGTCTTGGATTAAGGGTATGTTTGATTTGTGTCCAAAACCAACCCCCCAATTTTTGTCATGGCCCAATTTTTTTTTTGtccttgtttggatggttgccaagtTTTTGGCATGCCCATGCCAACCTGCcctctctagttcatttttcttgccaacatTGGCCAAATCGTGGTCAAGCAAAACCTTGGCAAAAGTTCTGGCTAGCCAAAAATTTGGTAGGGTGTACTTTGGCTCAAAACCAAACATACCCTTAGTCAAGAGGTCCTATCCTTTTTTAGCTGCTGCACTGACTTTGCTAGAAGTGAAAAACTGAAAACTTGTGCTGCCGGATCTTGCTAACTTACACACAAAAGCAGGCCAGATGGGCTTGGTTTATTTCTAAGAAATAGCGAGAAACTTGGCCGCAGTATACAGTAGATGTTGCTAATCTTCGAAGAGATCGTTTCAGGTTCGCAAATTCAGTAAACATTGCAGAAGTTGTGACAAGTGTGTGGATGGATTTGATCATCACTGCCGGGTATTTGCTACAAAAAACCATATTTTCTTCAGTTTTAATTTGCATACCTGATTTGTTTTGCATCTACTGCAGTGGCTAAATAACTGTGTTGGACGCAAGAACTATTTCACATTTTTTGCTCTGATGACTACGAGTCTCCTCTGGGTCTGTAAAGTGccttacctattacctatttttcaCAGTAAATACGGTTTTAACATCATATAATAATTTATTCATCTGCTTGCTAGCTAAATCTATTTATGATCTCCTGTATGACAGCTTGCTATTGAAGTTGGAGTAGGCATTGCTGTTCTTGTTATGTGCTTCGTCAACATGAATGCAGAAAAAATTATTCAAGACAAGCTTGGGAATGGATTAACTCGTCTTCCGTTTGCAACTATCGTAGTAAGTTGTCATTCTTTATTGCTGTAGGTATTAAATATGGGAGGCCATGATTAGACGCCTATAACTGTATAGCTCTGAAGGAATTGGTTCAGTGTGTTCCTCTTTTCATCTTTTTTTGGGGGGGCTAGAACTGTATACTGAAATGTGTATTTCTGGTGTGCAGGGAATATTTACTCTTCTTTCTCTAGTTGCCTGCGTACCTTTGGGAGAACTCTTCTTCTTCCACATGCTATTGATCAGAAAGGTTGTCTCACAATTCCCACCGAGTGTAGCATGTATTTAAAGGTCTTGTTTGATTGAATTGTTACATTCCTTGGTCTGCCTGCATCAGGGGATCACCACTTATGAATACGTtgttgcgatgagagctatgagtgAAGTGCCtcaagatgaagaggaagatgagagAGCAAACATTATTTACTCCCCAACAAATTCAGCAACTAGTGGGTTCAGCGGCGGAAGTTCACTTGGTCTTCACTACAAGGGTGCATGGTGCACACCTCCAAGGATTTTCGTTGATCAGGTAATATTGGTGAATTTTGAACTTGCTAAATAGTCCGATATTATTATATCTTGGAGGGTTCAGTAAGAAATTGTGCAAAAAATGTGTAATAAAATTTTTGGAGGCATTATTACTGAGTTTTGCTGTATTGTTGCCAACAATGACACAGGATGAAGTTATCCCACATTTGGAGCATGGCATGGCACCATCTACCGTCGACCCTGATGCCACTGGACATGCTGAAAGACCAAACAAAGCCAAGAGGCAAGTCAAAATCAGTGCCTGGAAACTTGCAAAGCTGGACGGCAATGAGGCGATGAAAGCTGCCGCAAGAGCTCGGGCATCGTCCTCCGTCCTCCGGCCTGTAGGTGCGCGTGGCCCTGGCTCCACTGGCAACTCTCATCCTCAGAGTATCGCGAGCCAGGATGACTACGAGACCGGCACGCAGAGTGCTAGTAGTTTGAGCAGCCCAGTCCACATCCAGAAGCTTGCACCTCGCACCCAGATGAATGTGCCGCCGCCTCGACCGCCGGAGAGGCCTGGTTTTCCGACCACGCAGGCAACCAACCCAATAATGTTCCGGCCAGCAACATCCTACGCTCGCGAGAACCGAAGAGCGTCGGTTGTTTGGGATCAAGATGCTGGTCGGTATGTGTCTGTGGCATCCGCACCTGCAAGACCTGGGGGAGTTGCTGCTGGTTCTTCTACTAGAGCGCCACGTTTCTTGGAAAACCCAAGTGGTGGGAGAAATCTTGCGCCAATGAGTGCCTCTTCCTTGGCATTACCATCTGGACAGCCGTCTGAGAGACTGGCCTACTCTGGACAGTCGATATTCTTGGGCGGGCCGGTTCTGGGTGCTGCTGCTGAATCTCGAACGAATGAGGCCAACACAAGAGCACGGTCGGATGACAGTGGGGAGCTCAACGCCGACCAGCACCATGCAAGGGGGACTGGGGAGAGGGGGCCAACGGCCGAGTCTTTCCCACCGGGAACATTTCAAAAGAAACCACCATTCAACAGGTGAAGCGCAAAGAAGCGATTACGGATGACAGCGAACCGTCCTGCCAGATCATAGCTGCGCCATGAGGACATGCCAAGATATGTGAGCAATCACAGGTCCAGTGACTGCAGCTGCAAGCCTAGAAGACTCTGCAGGTCATCTTTGGGGATCATTTACTGTCAAGTTATGCATCTGAATTGAGCATAACATTTCTTTCTCGGAAGACCCAGTGACTTATGAAACAGAAATCAGGAAACAAAAGCAGAACAGCCAGTTGGCTTCGGTGTAACAATTTTTGTTCCCTCATTGTGGTGCTCGGTAGCTTCGTTTAACATGAAAATTAAAACATATCATGAtatctaagagcaactccaatgaggCGACCCATTTCGTCTGCCGCCGTCCGTTTAGGTCGGCGCGGACACAAaagtcggcccaacgcgccgacccaaacggatgtgcgtccgcttttcgtccgcgggccacccattcccggcccatttttgagtcggatttgcgtcggcgcggacacgcgaTGGACGTGTGCATGCTCGCCTTCTCTCCCCTGGCCCGCTGGTCGGTGGCTCATTGGCCTCCCCCTCATCCCCAACCAACAGCAATCCTCGCCCGCCTCCTtcgccgccgacgccgtcgccCTTTTTTGCCGGCGACTCTGCCAGCTACCGCtgcctccacatccgcccagcaacGCCGCTCACTCCCTCCGTCGCCCGCCACCGCCGTCTTGCCGCCGGGGAGCAAACTGcttcccaccgccgcccccccACCGCACAGCCGCCCGCGACCAAGAGGCCGCCTCGCTGCCCCGGCCAGATCCTCACCGGCACGCTCGTCGGGTGCCGGCCCACTCGTCGGACGCcggcagggcagctagctggtccgtgcgcgccgtgactcccctcgccggccatctccttcttcgacgcccgcaagctgttcgacaatttgccaaggtacgaaaatggacttcgccgacgagttctttttccacaatttccttTACGACTccgacgatgacgatgaggaggagatattggctgccgtgttggtccatcaccacctcaacaaccagcggccgttgttccgtggctccattccgggccaccttccgacgttgaatcgcaaccgagagagcgggcatttccttctttgTAAGGACTACTTTGATgcaacaaacccgttgttcaaacatcaaaaattccgccgccgtttccgtatgagtaggcatcttttcaaccgtattagagagggggtggtcggctatgatgactatttcgagtgcaaagaggatgccgtcggaaagattggtttctcctcttatcagaaatgcactgccgccatccgaatgcttgcatacagagtgcccggtgatctcattgatgagtacgtccgtatgagtgagtctacatgcctagagtccctgtataagttctgcaaggctatTATTGCTGTGTTTGGCCCCGAGCACTTGAGAAAGCCGACAACTGAAGATACaacccgtttgttggcgatgaatgccagaagggcttcccagggatgcttggcagcatagactgcatgcaccgggagtggaagaactgtccttctgcttggcaagggaaGTATAAGgaacatgtcagggcttgcactgtcatattagaggccgtggcgtctcaagatctctggatctggcactctttctttggcatggctggatcacacaatgatatcaacgtgcttcagcgctcgccgtgtttgctaggcttgccgaaggcaacagcccaccggtgaactttactgtcaacggaCACAACTAGGACAAAGGATACTACCTGGGTGACGATATGTATCCTCGatggaccactattgtcaagacaatacccaatcctgtcggagagaagaggaaaagattttcccaagagcaagagagtgttaggaaggatgtcgagcgtgcctttggtgttttgcaatcttgaTGGGGCATCGTTTggtatcctgctaatacctggAGCATGCAGaaattgtgggaggtgatgactgcttgtgtgatcatgcataatatgatcgtagaagacgagcgccTGGAACGTCTGTACGGTCAAGGGTTtgagtttcagggtgagaatgttgtgcctgagtatGGAGTAGCGGCAatatttgaacagttcacctaatttcatgaagacatgcgtgattgAAAAACTCATGTGcagctgcaaaatgatttggttgagcatatgtgggctcatgttggcaaccaataaatATATCTTTTTTTAttcgtttgcaaaactatgtgaaacatttttatttgtATCCGGCTTGTAAAACTATAATATTTTATTCGGTAAACTATGTTATTTGACGATATGTTTGAATGCAAATCAATGTAATATTGGGCGGCCAGCCGACCACGCCGGTacatatgggtcggcgcgttgggcgcgctgccgacccaaatctaaaagagggcggacgccgggcgggcggctgactcaaacgaacaaaaagcaaacgaaatcgtcgtccgtttgggtcggcccgttggagtttctCTAAGAGCTTCTCCAAGGGAGGCCCCAAAATTGGACCCATATGTCTGAGCGGACAGCCTGTCCCAAAAAAGAAACACTTCCAACAGGCCTCCCCAAGCTGCCCCATTTGTCTGGGCAGTCCGTACTGCCCCAAACCCAACCCATATGTCGGGTGAAAATGGGGCCGTCCAGACATGCCCGGAATGTATGACCCACCACTGGCCCTAGAAAATCCCTTCCCCGGCGCAGAAAAATCCTAACCCAAGCCACTCTTACTCTCACTCACCTCTCATTTTCTCTCCGTTCTAGCCGCATCCTCTCTGTCCATCCCCATCTGTATCTTATAGTGCAAGATGATGAGTTTTtcttgtgtattccaatgatgaGTTTCCTTAAAATCTCTAGATCTTTATGAgtaggcaagttggatgcatagtCCACTGGTTCATTAGGAgagttttcatacacttataatctagtgcatccattgtATGGCAACCTCTAATCCTTGCATTAACATTGGTTATAAGACCTCTTCATTGCCTAATGATGAACCCCATTAATTCAAGACACTTatactccagtgcatccgttgtatggcaaccTCTAATCCTTACATTAACATTGGTTATAAGACCTCTTCATTGCCTAATGATCAACCCCATTAATGCAAGACTTTATTTACCTTTTGACTTCTCAGAAAGCTCCATCACCACTTTTTTCCATTAAGTGCAAAGATCAAGGCTCGAGCTCAAGTAGGAATAAACATTAATTAGTTGAAGCAGGGGGATTATGTAATCAATGTGCCTGAATGAAACTCCGTCTGGTTTATGATAATGTTGTCTTGATATGATGAAGACTTagtgcagtactccctcctttccggtttacaggactTAATTTGAAAGTCTCTTCAACCAAGGTAGATCATGAATGGtggaattaattttgtagtttgcaaaagtacttaattagtactcttgtttttctcaaaaaaattgtaaaccgatgcattaattacaccacatgcatgcatgaccacttaaTGACcaagaacttctacatgcattggtgagttttttcTTCATCCTGGCATGCAGTGATTTAATACACCTTGAAATCTAACATGTGATGGTAAGTAGTAGAACcgagacttataaaacggaaaaacaaactttttgagatgagccctataaaccagaaaggagggagtatgcttCATGATACACCTGACATTCTTTCTAAGCCTTGAGGCATTGGGGATCATTGAGTCAAAGCATTGGTTTATGAAAAGCGAGTGAAGTTATTACTTGTTTGGTATCAACTGCGGACTATTGCATTGCATCGCTATTCTTACGAGTCATACTTAAATTACATCAGATCGATTATGTTCATGTTAAGGTAAGAGTCACAACCAAATATTATTTTTATCATCTATCCACTCAATGATGAGCAGGGATTAAGCTTGAGGATGTTGATACGTCCTAAACGTATCAATAGTTCTGACTGTTTCATGCTATTATTATATTACTTTTGTATGGTTTTGCTATCAATTTTATATTTGTCCGaactaacctattaatttagtgtCCTTTGCCAATTGCTTTTTCTattgtttttgaaattttcaagaaGATCGATTTTACATAGCTCAAAAAATCAGGGAAAATACATCAAATATTTTTGAGTCGAGAAGCTTCCGGAGGCACCTGGTCCTGCCTGGGGTGGGTCCATGTGGGCCCCATGCGGCAAGGTGGTGCAGCTAGGGGGTTGGCCGCGTGGGTCCCCCTGGTGCTCCGTTCCACCACCTCTCAACGCCCATGCCTTTATATtgctctaaaaattctaaaaataattATCGAGGAAATTTTCCACTGTTGCACCTCTCTTCCACCGCGATTCAATCTAGATGCCTTTTCTGGTACTTTGACAGAGGGATAATTCATCACGATGgacatctacatcaaccttgcccaATGATCGTCCATGAGTAGTTTCTTTTGGACTATGGGTCCATACCAGTAGCTAGACGACAACCCCTCTCTTGTTCTTCAATAGAACGATCACATGAGCTACCCTACATGATTATGATCCATCTAATGTAATTTTTATTGGTGTGTTTGTCATGGTGTGATAAAT
This portion of the Triticum dicoccoides isolate Atlit2015 ecotype Zavitan chromosome 7A, WEW_v2.0, whole genome shotgun sequence genome encodes:
- the LOC119329423 gene encoding probable protein S-acyltransferase 19: MPMVRKHGWQLPAHTFQIVAITVFFLLVVAFYAFFAPFLGKQILEYVAVVIYTPVAFAVLILYIRCTSINPADPGIMSKFDDGYVNAPESNTGLQCTNLPAKTGIATGTNSPTSTCRSSLDGRTNHGGLAAGDTDINIRMQPLRRSGCYFGGFICALFVKEDCRKSDDSENQVDAEDALFCTLCNAEVRKFSKHCRSCDKCVDGFDHHCRWLNNCVGRKNYFTFFALMTTSLLWLAIEVGVGIAVLVMCFVNMNAEKIIQDKLGNGLTRLPFATIVGIFTLLSLVACVPLGELFFFHMLLIRKGITTYEYVVAMRAMSEVPQDEEEDERANIIYSPTNSATSGFSGGSSLGLHYKGAWCTPPRIFVDQDEVIPHLEHGMAPSTVDPDATGHAERPNKAKRQVKISAWKLAKLDGNEAMKAAARARASSSVLRPVGARGPGSTGNSHPQSIASQDDYETGTQSASSLSSPVHIQKLAPRTQMNVPPPRPPERPGFPTTQATNPIMFRPATSYARENRRASVVWDQDAGRYVSVASAPARPGGVAAGSSTRAPRFLENPSGGRNLAPMSASSLALPSGQPSERLAYSGQSIFLGGPVLGAAAESRTNEANTRARSDDSGELNADQHHARGTGERGPTAESFPPGTFQKKPPFNR